The Candidatus Dependentiae bacterium DNA segment CAGTATAGATAAAGCAAAAGCATTGATTCAGAAAGCAACACTTAGCGAACAAGCGGTTAGCAAACAGATCGGGCATGTAATTGCAGCAACCAGTAAAGAAATTTTGCATAAGGATCAATTGCTCAAGGCAGAAAAAAATTTTCTTGTAGAAATGAACCGGGAAAGTGAAGATGTAAAACTGTTAATCAGCATTCCCTGCATTGGAGAAGAAAGTGCAGTAGCATTGATGATGGAGATAGAAAATATTGGCCGCTTTGAATTGGCAAAAAAATTAACCGCCTATTTTGGAGTTCATCCTACCTACAAGCAAAGTGGTGATGGCATATGGGCAACCCACATGAGCAAGAAAGGAAGATCAGAGGTGAGGGCAGTTTTATACATGGCTGCTATGACAGGCATCAGGCATAATGTGATCTTAAAACAAATCTATACCCGCTTCAGAGCAAAAGGTATGAAACATTATCAGGCCATGGGAGTAGTAATGCACAAATTGCTTCGCATCATTTATGGTGTGCTAAAAACTAAAACAAAATTTGATGCAGCAATAGATCAAAAAAATATGGAACAGGCCGAAGAAAAACAAAAGCAAAATCAACAAAAGATCAAAGAATCAAAAGAAATTAAACAGCAAAAAAAGCATAGGTATCAGTCGGCAACACCACAAGATGAATCTATATCCCGAAGAGCAGCACAAAAAAGAAAGAAGCAGGCAGCGTCCCAAGCTTCATAACGAAGAAAATACGGGCTTACTGTCTGCTCCATGTCAAACATATAAAATTTGTTTGAAAAAGATTTGGATTTTAACGGTATAACTATGTGGTAAAAAAATCCTGAACCACATAGGCAGATAAGGCACATTAGGATAAGACATAGATGAGCAATTCAAAAAGCGACAA contains these protein-coding regions:
- a CDS encoding IS110 family transposase, encoding MQANGFLGIDVSKGYADFLLLDQHKQVMEESFQLQDNKAGRSQLGELIEKWFSMGLEMLYCGVESTGGYENNWYHYLKTLSQHLNLKVARLNAKAVKAVSDASLKRTITDEVSAENIAGYLIGFPEKIDYGKCGVQQTRIQFQEGRKQYTYVRMLQKQKVQLTNQLEKLLYQYFSEVLVYCRHRVPGWLLRMLSSYPCAASVVRAGEKKLSSIKGISIDKAKALIQKATLSEQAVSKQIGHVIAATSKEILHKDQLLKAEKNFLVEMNRESEDVKLLISIPCIGEESAVALMMEIENIGRFELAKKLTAYFGVHPTYKQSGDGIWATHMSKKGRSEVRAVLYMAAMTGIRHNVILKQIYTRFRAKGMKHYQAMGVVMHKLLRIIYGVLKTKTKFDAAIDQKNMEQAEEKQKQNQQKIKESKEIKQQKKHRYQSATPQDESISRRAAQKRKKQAASQAS